A window of the Hevea brasiliensis isolate MT/VB/25A 57/8 chromosome 6, ASM3005281v1, whole genome shotgun sequence genome harbors these coding sequences:
- the LOC131180966 gene encoding uncharacterized protein LOC131180966 produces MALRLEYEAVRASLLHRNPLPSLDTAIQEIIFEETRFSLDKTPQFETALAITRSSHQKSGNQLCKHCNQIGHAFAYCPTIECRYCHGYGHILEHCPTRPPRPKGGHSKFKNVSKPGSSSVTVVAATEGSTAITMSDLKALFKQVISSNSPAAMSATPGT; encoded by the exons atggctcttcgattagaatatgaggccgttcgagcgtccctgctacatcgaaatccactcccatcattggatactgctattcaagagattatttttgaagagactcgtttcagtttggataaaactcctcaatttgaaactgctcttgcaattactcgatcctcacatcagaaatctggcaatcaactctgtaagcattgtaatcaaattggtcatgcttttgcatattgtcctactatagaatgcagatattgtcatggttatggtcatattcttgaacattgtcccacacgccctccaagaccaaaaggagggcattctaaattcaagaatgtctcaaagcctggatcttcctctgtcactgttgttgctgctactgagggttctactgccatcaccatgagtgatcttaaggcactattcaaacaggttatctcttctaattctcctgctgccatgtctgccactccgg gtacatga